TTGCTTATCCTGTGCATTGCGGGAGACATGCTGCCGAAGTTTTTCAAATGTCCACTCGTGGTTTAAACTAATTTCACGCAGCTTGTTTTCACTTACCTCTGACAAGAAGACACCAAATCTCTTGGAGTACAACTGGTCGTACTGATCTACCATgtgcaaaagaaatgcaaaatcaTTTTTGACATCAGGAATATCACTGAAGCTGCTCTCTTCTCTGACCTTCTCAAAGGAGTATTCTTTTAAGGGTATTCTAAACAACCAGAAGAGAGtgtacagacagacaaaaccatACACACAAATGAGAGAAATGTAGCTGATAAGCAGCTTTTTCAACATGTAAGCCATATTGTGTGTGCACTCAAATTCCTTATAGCCAGTCAAATGCTCCACTTTTGGCTTGCAGTTGTGCTCAAAACTAATCTCATTTACAAAGTTAGCTGTGTAGCAAAGAATAAATATGAACTTGACTGTCTTGATGACTGTCTGGACAACATAGAGTTTATAAATCAAGTCACTGTCCTCCACATGGGCCCGGAATTTTCGAACTTTTTCAAACAGGGCTTTGGCttgttctccatcttttttatctAAAATAGTCATGCTGGGAACCTCAATAACTggcttttcagctgaaaacttgaAGCCAGTCTTGGTTATCATGGGCGTACTAGCACTTGGGCTTCCTTCATCACTGCTAGTGGAAACGTGCTTTGGCAGGGATTGGGCACCCGTTAGTCTCTGTTTGTTCTCCTCAGAGTCCTCACATGCTGTTTCAGATAATGCTTTTGTAGTCCAAGGGGATTCAAAACACTTTCCTAATATAGACACAAAATGTTCTATTTTTGAGCATGTTTTGGGATATTTAAACCAAAAATTGCTACTAACCATTAAAATAATAGTATGTATGAGAGCAAGATAGGGAAAATACTTTGAATACCAAGGAAGAGCCAAATGATAGCACATCTggttaataaatatatattgctGATAATCCAAATTGGTTTTTCGGCCTGAAGAATCCTGTTTCTCATTCTTCGGCTCCTGATTTGATACAGTAGATTGCAACTGAGAATAGGTCGTTCTGCTCAGTGGTATGTCTGGTGTTATGGTAGGTGCACTTTCAAAGGAAACTGTTCTCATTGCCATTCCTTTATCTTGATCAGTGGTTGTTTCAAATCCTGGTGTAACATCAGCATTCTCTGATATGCTGGGTGATGCTTTTGAATTTACAGCAGACTGCAATACTGGCAAGCAGACCACCTGATCTTTGGTCAGCTGCATAGTTCCAGCAAAGATGGCAACCATTAGCATAACAACAGCAAGATAATCCATAAATACATCCCACCATGGTTTCAGGATGCGATAAGTTGGCTGAATGTCATTAAGTGATGCAACTTCTGCAAGGGTAAACAttcctgaaacaaaacaaaacataagttACTATCATTTGTTTTTGACAGActggtataatttttttttctgttgaacaGCATAACATCACAAGACATGTAGAATCTGAAAAAGTTTTCCATTGCTCTTTGTATTTTGTTGAATTGTACGCTATTGTCCACCaccccataaaatggaagcaagCCAGACAGGATCCTTTCAAGGGTG
This genomic window from Dermochelys coriacea isolate rDerCor1 chromosome 8, rDerCor1.pri.v4, whole genome shotgun sequence contains:
- the LRRC8D gene encoding volume-regulated anion channel subunit LRRC8D, which codes for MFTLAEVASLNDIQPTYRILKPWWDVFMDYLAVVMLMVAIFAGTMQLTKDQVVCLPVLQSAVNSKASPSISENADVTPGFETTTDQDKGMAMRTVSFESAPTITPDIPLSRTTYSQLQSTVSNQEPKNEKQDSSGRKTNLDYQQYIFINQMCYHLALPWYSKYFPYLALIHTIILMVSSNFWFKYPKTCSKIEHFVSILGKCFESPWTTKALSETACEDSEENKQRLTGAQSLPKHVSTSSDEGSPSASTPMITKTGFKFSAEKPVIEVPSMTILDKKDGEQAKALFEKVRKFRAHVEDSDLIYKLYVVQTVIKTVKFIFILCYTANFVNEISFEHNCKPKVEHLTGYKEFECTHNMAYMLKKLLISYISLICVYGFVCLYTLFWLFRIPLKEYSFEKVREESSFSDIPDVKNDFAFLLHMVDQYDQLYSKRFGVFLSEVSENKLREISLNHEWTFEKLRQHVSRNAQDKQELHLFMLSGVPDAVFDLTDLDVLKLELIPEAKIPAKISQMTNLQELHLCHCPAKVEQTAFSFLRDNLRCLHVKFTDVAEIPAWVYLLKNLRELYLIGNLNSENNKMIGLESLRELRHLKILHVKSNLTKVPTNITDVAPHLTKLVIHNDGTKLLVLNSLKKMMNVAELELQNCELERIPHAIFSLSNLQDLDLKSNSIRTIEEVISFQHLKRLTCLKLWHNKIVNIPSSITHVKNLESLYLSNNKLESLPVAVFSLQKLRCLDVSYNSIAAIPMEIGLLQNLQHLHITGNKVDILPKQLFKCVKLRTLSLGQNCITSIPDKIGQLVQLTHLELKGNCLDRLPAMLGQCRLLRKSGLVVEDHLFDTLPSEVKEVLNQDTNITFANGI